In Flavobacterium enshiense, the genomic stretch CTGAATTGCTTTCCATACTGTATCGGTTTTATTCTGCGTTATCTAAAAATTCCTTAATTCTATCTATATATTTTTCAAAAAAGCCTCCTTTTGGTCCTTGAATTGGCCCGTCTGATCCTTTAGGACCAGGAACCTCAACCTTTATAGGCTCAGGACGCTTATCCTCCTCTAGTTCTTTCACTATTTCTTCAACGGCCACTGGAGGACTAATTACAACTTTAGGCCCTTCTTTTTTAATTTCTATCAATGGCGTTGCACTTTTGGTATTGTTGCGAATACTATTCATTACCAACCCAACAGCCGTTGCATACATTGGGCTCGAAATCTCCTCATCAGAATCTCCGGCCAAATGCTCGTTCGGATAACCGATTCTTGTATCCATTCCTGTGATGTATTCCACCAATTGTTTAATATGTTTCAATTGGGCTCCACCACCTGTCAACACTATTCCTGCTATTAATTTTTTGCGAGGATCTTCGTGTCCGTATGCTTTGATTTCTGCAAAAACCTGTTCAACGATCTCCACCACGCGGGCGTGAATGATTTTCGAAAGATTTTTCAAAGAAATCTCTTTAGGCTCACGACCTCTCAAACCAGGAATAGAAACAATCTCATTGTCTTTATTCTCGCCCGGCCAAGCTGATCCGAATTTTACTTTCAGCAATTCTGCCTGTTTTTCGATAATCGAACAACCTTCTTTGATATCTTCGGTAATTACATTTCCTCCAAAAGGGATTACGGCAGTATGACGAATTATGCCATCTTTAAAAATAGCTAAATCCGTAGTACCACCACCGATGTCGATTAATGCAACACCAGCTTCTTTTTCTTCCTGACTTAAAACCGCATCAGCAGACGCCAACGGTTCCAAGGTCAATCCTGACAAATCCAATCCGGCACTTTTAATGCATCTTCCCACATTTCGGATAGAAGACGCTTGCCCAACAACCACATGAAAACTAGCTTCCAAACGACCGCCATACATTCCAATCGGCTCTTTGATTTCGGATTCACCGTCAATTTTATATTCCTGAGGCAACACGTGGATGATCTCCTCACCCGGCAACATCGCTAATTTACCCACCTGACTAACCAACATATCAATATCCGCATCACCGATCACTTCCTCAGCGTTATTTCTGCTGATGTAATCACTGTGCTGTATACTGCGAATATGCTGTCCGGCAATACCAACTACCACATCGTTGATTTTGTAACCTGAATCCGCCTCAGCTTCAACAATAGCCTGTTGAATCGACTGAATTGTCTGTGTAATATTATTTACAACACCACGAGCCACACCAAGACTTTTGGATTTACCAACGCCCAAAATCTCTAACTTCCCATACTCATTTTTCTTGCCGATCATTGCAACAATCTTTGTTGTCCCAATGTCTAACCCTACTGCAATACTTTCTTTTTCCATATCTCCTACTATTTGGTGCACACAACTTGTTGTGTAAACTTCAAATTAATCATTTTATATTCGCCTATCAAGGTATCCTTCATCGCATGCTGAAAGAAAGCTTTGTAATTATTAAACTTCTTATCAACATTAATCGCTTTACCGAAAAGAATTCCGTAATCGTAATTCCTGTTCGTCATCAATAAGCTTCCCGACTCCAAAATTTTGGCTCCGGTAATATTTTTTTTCAAAAAATCATCATCGTGAATTTTTTGAAAAACCTCAGTCAGACCTTTTCTGTTTTCCTCATTTATCTCCCCAAAAACGAGTGGCACTCTTGCGGAAAAATTATCCGACAAAGGCATTTTATTCCCTTCGTAGTCAATGTAATAAGAACTTCTTTCGTTACTCACTCTAGCGATTGGGGTCTTTTGCGTTACGAGTGCTTTTAGAGTTCCGTCAACAGTGGCGTAAACCTGCGCATCAGCAATCATTTCATGCTCATCGAGTTCACGCTCTAATCTATTCAAATCTACTTTATCTTTTCGTATACTCGTAACACTGCTAAAATTTTGTATTAACAAGTTATTAACCATTTCATCGGTTACAAAAGGCATATTTTCACCGGCGAATTTCACTTCGGTTTTCACCAGTTTTCTTTCTTCATTCCGTTTTGCAGAGAAGGAATACAGAAATGCCAGCAAGCCTATCATTAACACTAATCGTACTTCTGTCCATTTAATCTTTTTCATTTTCCAGCGCTTTTTTAATATCAGGAACCATTTCACCCACATCACCTGCCCCTATGGTAACAATTACCGGCGCATCGGACGCTTTCATAAGCGAAATCAATTCTTCTTTCTGAACCAGTTTTTTATTATTGTTTTCAATTTTATCCAGCAACCATTGCGAGGTCACACCCTCCATCGGCAATTCTCTGGCCGGATAAATTTCCATCAGCATCACCTCGTCAAACTGCGATAAACTTTTGGCAAAATCATCTGCAAAATCCTTCGTACGGCTAAACAAATGCGGTTGAAAAACAGCCAACACTTTTTTACCCGGATACAATTCGCGAACTGCCTGATGTACCGCATTAATTTCCGTTGGATGGTGTGCATAATCATCGATATACACAAATTCCGGTTTTCGGATCTGGAATGAGAAACGACGTCTTACACCTTTAAAAGTTAAAAAAGCTTTGGCTATGTCCTCGGTTGGGGTGCCGAATGTACGTGCCATTGCCAAAGCTAACAAAGCATTGGTCAGATTATGTCTGCCCGGTAGGCCAAATTGTAAATCTTTTATTTCTTCTGTTGGCGTTTTCACATCAAAAACATACCAACCGTTTTCTATTCTTATATTTTTTGCTACGAAATCAGAACCATCATTCACACCAACCGTTATTGCTTCCAATGGCAATCCGTTGTTGATAAATAGATGTTGCTTATCCTCCACTTTGTGGGCAAATTCCACAAATGAAGCTTCAATCGCCGTAGCATCACCATAAATATCCAAATGATCTGCGTCCATGGAAGTCACGCAGGCAATATTCGGATGCAGATGCAAAAACGAGCGATCAAATTCGTCGGCCTCCACCACCGTTACGGTTTTCCCGTTTCCGATTAGATTTGAATTGTAATTTTCAACAATTCCGCCTAAAAACGCAGTCACATCAGCACCGCTTTCATGTAAAACATGCCCAAGTATACTGGACGTCGTCGTTTTCCCATGGGTTCCGGCCACCGCAAAACAGAAAGTATCTTTAGTGATGATTCCTAAAACTTCAGCTCGCTTTTTCACAACGAAGCCATTGTCCAGAAAATAATTCCATTCCGAATGATTTTTCGGAACCGCCGGTGTGATTACGACCAACGTATTTTCCTTATTCAAATACTCCTCACCAATCAGTTTCACATCGTCTTCAAAATGAATCGAAATACCACTTTCTTCTAACTCTCCCGTTAAATGCGTGTGCGTCTTATCGTAACCTGCCACATTTTTTCCGATAAATTTAAAATAACGCGCCAGGGCACTCATTCCGATGCCTCCTATTCCGATGAAATAGACGTTCTGTATTTGGTTTAGGTTCATTCTTTTTACAATTTAAAGATTGGAACATTTAATAATTGAAATAATTATTTAATCAGTTTTACAATCTCGTCGGCAATATCTTTAGTTGCATTAGGTAATGCTAATTGTTTTATATTTTTACTCAATTCGCTTTGCTTTTCTTGGTTCGAAATCAATCCCTGAAAAACGGTTTCGAACTGAACATCCAATTCGGATTCTTTTAATAAAATAGCGCCGTTTTTATCAACAATAGCTTTTGCGTTTTTGGTTTGATGATCTTCAGCGACATTGGGTGATGGAATGAAAATTACCGGTTTCCCTACAATACATAATTCCGACACGGAAGAAGCCCCTGAACGTGAAATCACCACATCAGCAGCAGCATAAACCAAATCCATCCGATCAATAAAAGAAAGTACTTGAACATTTTCCTTATCCGAAAAATGCTTGTACTCATCAAAATATAACTTTCCGCATTGCCAGATAATCTGAACGTTTTGCGAAAGCAGGAAATCCAATTCTTTTTCAAGCAATTGATTGATTCTTCTTGCTCCTAAACTTCCCCCCAAAACCAATAGCGTTTTTTTGGATGGATTCAAACCAAAATGAGCGATAGCTTCGTTTCTTTTTTCACTTACGGAAATCAAATCCTGACGCACCGGATTACCGGTTAAAATCATATTTTCTTTAGGAAAGAATCTTTCTAAATTTTCATAAGCCACACAAATCTTATTGGCTTTTTTACTTAGCAATTTATTCGTTATTCCGGGATATGAATTTTGTTCCTGTATTACTGTGGGAATCCCAATCATGGAGGCCACTTTTAAAACAGCTCCGCTTGCAAACCCACCAGTTCCTATAACCACATCGGGTTTAAAACTTTTCAGAATTCCGAATGACTTTGACAAACTTGAAATCAACTTAAAAGGAAACATAGCATTGTCCAATGTCAGTTTTCTCTGAATACCCGAAATCCACAATCCTTCTATCGGATAACCTGCCTGAGGCACTTTCTGCATCTCCATTTTATCTTTGGCTCCCACAAAAAGAATATCAGCATTCGGGAAACGGATTTTCAATTCGTTAGCAATGGCCACCGCCGGATAGATATGTCCTCCGGTTCCTCCTCCACTGATTATGAACTTTGGATTGTTTTTCATTTTTTAGTTTCTGAGTTACTTAGTATCTGAGTTACTAGTTTTATTCCCTATATTCTTGTCTCTTGAATCTATCTCTTACTTCTTATTCAAAACCGCATTCATCGGATTATCTGTAGTATCTTCAATGGAATAATTTTCGTCTTTTTGGACTTTTTCTATTATTTCCTCAACGTCATTATTTTCCTTATTCTCCCTCTCCATTTCCAACGATACTTCACGATCAATGATACGCTGCAATGCTTCGTCCCTTAGTTTGGCTTCCACTTCTATTTGAGCAATTTCTTCTTCTTTCTTCGTAACACTCAATATGATTCCGACAGCGATACAGGTCATCCAAATAGAGGTCCCCCCGCTACTTATCAGCGGCAAGGTTTGTCCGGTTGTAGGCAATAATTCAACCGCTACACCCATATTGGTAAAAGCCTGAAAAACGATTGGAAAACCGAGCCCCACTATGAGTAACTTCCCGAATATTGTTGGCGCTTTGTGTGCGGTGATCAGGAATCGGATAAACAGCAACAGATACAA encodes the following:
- the murC gene encoding UDP-N-acetylmuramate--L-alanine ligase, producing MNLNQIQNVYFIGIGGIGMSALARYFKFIGKNVAGYDKTHTHLTGELEESGISIHFEDDVKLIGEEYLNKENTLVVITPAVPKNHSEWNYFLDNGFVVKKRAEVLGIITKDTFCFAVAGTHGKTTTSSILGHVLHESGADVTAFLGGIVENYNSNLIGNGKTVTVVEADEFDRSFLHLHPNIACVTSMDADHLDIYGDATAIEASFVEFAHKVEDKQHLFINNGLPLEAITVGVNDGSDFVAKNIRIENGWYVFDVKTPTEEIKDLQFGLPGRHNLTNALLALAMARTFGTPTEDIAKAFLTFKGVRRRFSFQIRKPEFVYIDDYAHHPTEINAVHQAVRELYPGKKVLAVFQPHLFSRTKDFADDFAKSLSQFDEVMLMEIYPARELPMEGVTSQWLLDKIENNNKKLVQKEELISLMKASDAPVIVTIGAGDVGEMVPDIKKALENEKD
- a CDS encoding cell division protein FtsQ/DivIB, with amino-acid sequence MKKIKWTEVRLVLMIGLLAFLYSFSAKRNEERKLVKTEVKFAGENMPFVTDEMVNNLLIQNFSSVTSIRKDKVDLNRLERELDEHEMIADAQVYATVDGTLKALVTQKTPIARVSNERSSYYIDYEGNKMPLSDNFSARVPLVFGEINEENRKGLTEVFQKIHDDDFLKKNITGAKILESGSLLMTNRNYDYGILFGKAINVDKKFNNYKAFFQHAMKDTLIGEYKMINLKFTQQVVCTK
- the murG gene encoding undecaprenyldiphospho-muramoylpentapeptide beta-N-acetylglucosaminyltransferase codes for the protein MKNNPKFIISGGGTGGHIYPAVAIANELKIRFPNADILFVGAKDKMEMQKVPQAGYPIEGLWISGIQRKLTLDNAMFPFKLISSLSKSFGILKSFKPDVVIGTGGFASGAVLKVASMIGIPTVIQEQNSYPGITNKLLSKKANKICVAYENLERFFPKENMILTGNPVRQDLISVSEKRNEAIAHFGLNPSKKTLLVLGGSLGARRINQLLEKELDFLLSQNVQIIWQCGKLYFDEYKHFSDKENVQVLSFIDRMDLVYAAADVVISRSGASSVSELCIVGKPVIFIPSPNVAEDHQTKNAKAIVDKNGAILLKESELDVQFETVFQGLISNQEKQSELSKNIKQLALPNATKDIADEIVKLIK
- the ftsA gene encoding cell division protein FtsA, which translates into the protein MEKESIAVGLDIGTTKIVAMIGKKNEYGKLEILGVGKSKSLGVARGVVNNITQTIQSIQQAIVEAEADSGYKINDVVVGIAGQHIRSIQHSDYISRNNAEEVIGDADIDMLVSQVGKLAMLPGEEIIHVLPQEYKIDGESEIKEPIGMYGGRLEASFHVVVGQASSIRNVGRCIKSAGLDLSGLTLEPLASADAVLSQEEKEAGVALIDIGGGTTDLAIFKDGIIRHTAVIPFGGNVITEDIKEGCSIIEKQAELLKVKFGSAWPGENKDNEIVSIPGLRGREPKEISLKNLSKIIHARVVEIVEQVFAEIKAYGHEDPRKKLIAGIVLTGGGAQLKHIKQLVEYITGMDTRIGYPNEHLAGDSDEEISSPMYATAVGLVMNSIRNNTKSATPLIEIKKEGPKVVISPPVAVEEIVKELEEDKRPEPIKVEVPGPKGSDGPIQGPKGGFFEKYIDRIKEFLDNAE